In Aedes albopictus strain Foshan chromosome 3, AalbF5, whole genome shotgun sequence, the following are encoded in one genomic region:
- the LOC134284255 gene encoding gelsolin-like: protein MQPRTVHLTVLAAIVGLAVAANVPSTPGRKLNIPAFNNAGKTKGLEIWRIENFQPVAVPKAEYGKFYSGDSYIVLNTLEDKNKKKSHDAHFWLGLKTTQDEAGSAAILTVQLDDLLGGVPVQHREVEGSESDLFLSYFKGGVRYLEGGVASGFKHVQTNAAHPKRLFQVKGAKNIRLRQVELAVSAMNKGDCFILDSDRDVFVWVGPKANRVEKLKAINVGNDIRDRDHNGRATVHIVDEFSSLTDQESFFKSLGSGSPSTVPDQSTAKEDAAFEKADAARVELYKVTDSKGGKLAVEQITQKPLKQEMLKPEDAFILDTGSGLYVWIGKTATQQEKTQSLAKAQEFIKNKKYPAWTPVERIVQNAETAPFKHFFQTWREAGSTGSRLV from the exons ATGCAACCTCGCACCGTACACTTGACGGTGTTGGCCGCCATCGTTGGTCTGGCAGTGGCAGCCAATGTGCCAAGCACTCCCGGCCGTAAGCTCAACATTCCGGCCTTCAACAATGCCGGCAAAACCAAGGGCCTTGAAATTTGGCGCATCGAGAACTTCCAACCCGTTGCCGTCCCGAAGGCCGAGTACGGAAAGTTCTACTCCGGGGATTCGTACATTGTTCTGAAT ACCCTCGAGGACAAGAACAAGAAAAAATCTCACGATGCGCACTTCTGGCTGGGCCTGAAGACTACTCAGGATGAGGCCGGATCTGCGGCCATTCTTACCGTACAGCTGGATGACCTCCTTGGAGGAGTCCCCGTCCAACACCGAGAAGTCGAAGGGTCCGAATCGGATCTTTTCCTAAGCTATTTCAAGGGAGGAGTCCGTTACCTGGAAGGCGGAGTCGCATCCGGATTCAAGCACGTTCAAACCAACGCAGCCCATCCGAAACGACTCTTCCAAGTCAAGGGAGCCAAGAACATCCGTCTGCGACAGGTTGAACTGGCCGTATCCGCCATGAACAAGGGCGACTGCTTCATTCTGGATTCAGATCGGGACGTTTTCGTCTGGGTTGGACCGAAAGCCAACCGCGTCGAGAAACTGAAAGCCATCAACGTCGGAAACGATATCCGCGATCGGGATCACAATGGACGTGCTACGGTTCATATCGTTGATGAATTCTCCTCGCTGACGGATCAGGAGAGCTTCTTCAAGTCGCTGGGCTCCGGGTCACCATCGACCGTGCCGGATCAGTCGACGGCCAAGGAAGATGCGGCGTTCGAGAAGGCAGATGCCGCTCGAGTGGAACTCTACAAGGTCACCGACTCCAAGGGAGGAAAGCTGGCCGTTGAGCAGATTACGCAGAAGCCGCTGAAGCAGGAGATGCTGAAGCCTGAGGATGCATTCATTCTGGACACGGGATCCGGGCTGTACGTCTGGATCGGAAAGACCGCTACGCAGCAGGAAAAGACCCAATCCCTGGCGAAGGCTCAGGAGTTCATCAAGAACAAGAAGTACCCCGCTTGGACACCGGTGGAACGGATTGTGCAGAATGCCGAAACGGCGCCGTTCAAGCACTTCTTCCAGACCTGGCGCGAGGCTGGATCCACGGGATCCAGACTGGTGTAA